Below is a window of Jonesiaceae bacterium BS-20 DNA.
AAACAGTTCCACATAATCGCCCTTTTCGTCCATCTGGGCTACCCACTCCTGGGCGCCAACCGCAGCACCCTGAGCGTTGTTTGAAACCAGTTGAGCCTTAGCTAGGCCGGACTCGTTGATTTCCGCGTTCACCAGGAATACCGGAATACCGGCGGCGTCAGCCTTCTTCACAGCAGCGATGGATCCGTCAGCGTTAGCCGGGTCCAAAATAATAGCTACGGACTTGTTGGAAATTGCGGTGTCAATCAGGGTGTTCTCGGTGTTGGTGTCACCCTTGTGGGCGCCAACTACCGCTTCATACCCAAGTTCCTTTGCGGTTGCTGAGGCTACATCGCCTTCGGTCTTCCAGTACGGGTTGGATGGGTCGTTCACAATGATCGTGATCAAACCGCCGGCCTCACCGCCACCGGTTCCCTCCGTCTCACTTTCTGACGTGGTCGGCTTTGGTGTTTCTTTCCCACCATCGCTTGAGCACGCTCCGAGACCAAACATGAGGGCGCCCGCAGCAGCGAGGGCAATGAGTGTTTTCTTGCGCAACATGTCGCACTACCTTTCAAAGATTCTGACGGCTCGGGGCCTTTCCCGATGCCGGTCTTGCGTTGTTCCGTGAACTTCCAAGAGGTCATTACTCGGTTGCTACGGCTTTGGCTTGCGCCGGTGAATCTGGTCCAGACCCTCCAATATTGGTTGCGGGACTCTGCGGGTTTGGAGGTGTTGCAGGCGTCGCTGCCGGCTTGGGGCGACGTCCATACTCAAGTGTGTTGAGCATGACCGCTACCACGATCACACCTCCCATGAAGACCATCTGCCAGTAGGCAGACACTCCTACGATCACCAGACCATCTGAGAGGAAACCAATGACAAAGGCACCAAGGAGGGTGCCTCGGATGGTTCCGCGCCCACCCATGAGGGAAGCTCCACCAATAACCACCGCGGCAATTGCGGTCAGTTCATAGGTGTTACCCGCTGTGGGGCTGGCACTGGTCAGTGTTGAGGCAAGGATCAGACCTGCCACTGCGGCACAGATGCCGGCAATGACATAGACCCAGATTTTTACGGATCGTACGGGAACACCGGAGAGCTCCGATGCTCGCTCGTTACCACCCGAGGCGTAAAGCCAGCGACCAAACTTGGTCCGGCTTAGCACAAAGCCAAGGATGACAGCGATGATCGCCATGATCAGTACCCCGATTGGGATACCTAGGATGCGGTTGAAACCAAGCCAGTCAAACCCGGTGTTGCCCAGCTCTGGTTCACCCGCAAGGTTGTTTACGGTCAGACCGTTTGTCAGCAACAGTGCTGCACCACGGACTACGTAGAGCATGCCCAGGGTAGCTACAAACGGAGCAACCTTGAACTTAGCTACCAAAATACCGTTGATGAGTCCTACAAGAGCCCCCACTCCGCAGGACAAAATGAGAACAACCGGAATGCTTGGGAAGAAGGTGAATCCGAAGATTTCAATGTTGACTCCCTTGATCAAGAATCCGGCCACAACGGCGGAGAAACCAAGCGTTGAACCGACCGAAAGGTCAATTCCACCGTTGAGGATCACGAGGAGCATTCCCATGCCAAGGATGGCGTAGATAGCTACGTGCGATGCCATGATCAGGAGGTTATCCACCGTCAGGAAGTTTGGTGACAGTAGTGAGAACACCACGATGATTAAGATCAAGGCGAGGAAGGCGCGGCCTTCGATCAGAACTTTAGTAAGTGAAAATGGTTTCTTTTGCGGCTTCACACCGTTGGTAATTGTCGTCGTCATAATCCGATCCGTTTCTTGGGCCTGTGATCAGGCGGCGACGGCCTCACCGGAGGCTGCCATGATCATTTCCTTGGTCGCGTCTGGCCCAAATTCGGCGGCTACCCGCCCCCGGCTCAGAACGATAATGCGGTGCGCGATGCTCAGGCATTCGCCCACCTCGGAGGTCGAATACACGACCGTTAGGCCTTTGACCGCGCGGGCGGCCAGCAGGCGGAAGACTTCACCCTTTGCACCAACATCGATTCCACGGCTGGGTTCATCCAGCAGCATGACCTGCGGCCCCGTTGCCAAGACCTTGCCAATAACAACCTTTTGTTGGTTTCCACCGGACAACGATCCAATTGGCACGTCCGAGCCCGGGGTCTTCACGGTGACGTCTTCGATAAGTTCTTCTGCAAGGTCATGTTCCTTGCCACGCGACAAGAACCCGCGTACCAGCAGTTCCTTGAGGCTAGCTAGCGTAAGGTTGCGGCCCACCGACATGGTCTGGACCAGTCCGTCGCGTTGCCGGTCCTCCGGGACCAAACCAACCCCCATCTCAATGCGTTCCGCAATTGACTGGTGCGTCAGCGCATCACCGTGCAGCACAATCTGCCCGGCAGCTACATCGCCACGGCCCGCAATCGCTTCAAGGAGCTCGGTGCGGCCGGAGCCCATGAGGCCATACAAGCAAACCACTTCGCCTTGGCGCACGGTCAGGTCCAAGCCATCCACGATTGCGCGGTCGGCGTTCTCGGGGTCCATGACCTTGAGGCCTTGGACATCCAAAACTACGTCACCAAACTCGTATCCGGTCGGTGGCTGACCAAGGTCAAAGTTGTCACCAACCATGTGCCGGACAATCCAGTCCAGGTCAATTTCTTCCCGGACGCCACGGGCCGTCATGGTACCGTCACGCAATACCACTGCGTGGTCGGTTACCACGAGGGCTTCTTCAAGGTGGTGGGAGATATAAACGATTGCTACTCCGCGGGCCTTGAGTTCCTCGATGATGCCGAACAAGACTTGTACCTCAGCCGCAGCGAGTGCGGATGTGGGCTCGTCCATGATGAGGATCCGGGAATCCACGGACAGCGCGCGGGCGATCTCAATAATCTGTTGCTGGCCAACTCGCAGGTCAGCTACCAACGTGTCTGGAGAAATCGGTAGTTGCATCTCATCCAGCAGGGCTTGGGTTTGCCGGGTCTGCTCAGCAAAGTCAACGCTGATCGCACCGCCAAGCTCGCGGCCCAAGAAAATGTTGTCCCGCACCGAGAGGTTTGGTGCCAGGCTCAACTCTTGGTGAATGATTGAGACACCGTGGGCGACGGCCTCAGAAGTTGAGTCAAAGTGGACCGGCTTGCCATCAAGGATGATCTGGCCGGAGGTAGGTTGCTCCACACCCGACAAGATTTTCATCAGGGTGGACTTACCCGCACCGTTTTCACCAAACAGCGTGGTCACGGTGCCCTTACGGATTTCGAAGTTGACTCCCTTGAGGGCCCTGACTCCACCGTAGTTTTTTACAACATCGCGTGCTTCAAGGACAACGTCATCCGATTCGGAACTCATTGCACCTCCATCTGAACCGGTGTGACCAGCCAAGAAGCCGGGTTGATCAACGTAAATGCACCGGTTACGGTAACGGTCTTGCCTTCGAGCGCAGCCGTGTCAATGTTTGCTAGAACTTGGACTTTGAGCTCATCATTGAGAGCAGCAGCGGCATTCTGGTAATCAATTTGGTTGGTAAATTCACCGAATGTGATTTCACCGCTGGCGTCACGAATCTCAGTTCCGTTGATTGCCGGTCCCGTCTGTACTCGAACCGTGAGGTCCCCTGGGAGGCCATCGATTGTGACCGGGTAGATTCCAGACTTACCTTCACCAAACGTGCCGGTAAAGGTGGTCGAGTAAACCGGTCCACCAGAGCTTTGAACCGCAAACTCTGTCGCTGCGGCATCTGGATCCGCGGCGATTGCCGCGGCAAGATCAACCGCCGGTGTGGCTCTAGCTGCAACATTTTCTTGGATGGTTGGGAAGCGCTCTGCACCAAATGTTTCAGCGTTGAACTTCTCAACTCCAACAATGCGTGGGTCATCGTTGGGAATGAATTTGCTTCCCAACCCCAAGCCAACCAGCGCTACAACAATGACCGCTGCCCAAATCCCACGGGTCGCATTCTTGCTTCGTGGCTTCTGCGGCTGCTTCTTTGCTACCGCCGTATTAGCCGCGCTCACGGGATCAGAACCCGTGACTCGGTGTCGTTTGGACGGATCTGCAACTTGCGGCCCTGCCCCTTACGGAACATGTCGAGCGCATCTGCATAGTCATCCAAGCTAAATGAGTGGCTGGTCATCGCCTTTGCGTCAATTGCACCGGCCTCAAACATTTCAACGGCACGGCCAAATGAGTTGTGCACCGCCATGGAACCAACAATGTTGAGTTCATCGCGGTACACCCTAAATGGTGAGAACTTTGCGGTGCGGTCTGCTGGCGCAACACCAAAGTCTTGGAAGTAACCTGCTGGTTTGACTCGGGTCAATGCATCTTCGATGGCAGCTATGTTTCCGGTTGCATCAATGACAACATCCCACTTTTCCCGGTCTGCGTCATCTGCCGAGGTGTAGCGCAGTTCAATCCCGCATTCCTTCGCAGTGTTGAGGCGGTCCTCGTTCAAGTCAACGATGGTGACCGAGGCCGCTCCGGCACGGGTTGCAAGCTGGGCCATGATCAGTCCCATGGTTCCGGACCCGTACACCAACACGTGGTCGCCCATGCGGCGCGGCAAGATGTCCCACCCACGAATAGCGCAGGCTAGCGGCTCAATGAGCGCGGCTAGGTGAAGATCGGTTTCTTTCTTCAGTTTGAACACGTTGGTCGCTGGCGCAACGAAATATTGCTGTGCTGCTCCGTCCGATGCCACAACGCCCAGGCCGTTCCAAGCTGGGCAGAGGTTCTGGCGGCCGTTGAGGCAAAACTCGCACTCACCACAGGTGGTTGATGGGTTGACCGCAACGTGGTCGCCTACCTGAAAGTTGAAAACGCCGTCGTTGACGCCCTCGCCAAGGGCCGTGATGACCCCGGTAGCCTCGTGGCCCGGTACCAGTGGAAATACGGTTCCCTCAAACTCTCCGTCGAGGACGTGGGTGTCAGTTCCACAGATTCCGACCGCTGCAGTCTCAATGAGAATCTGCTTATACCCCGGAGTAGGCATAGGCCGCTCTTCTAGGGTGAGGTTGCCTTCTGAAGTAAATACAACTGCGCGCATCATTGCTCCCGTTCAAGTTTGCCGTCAATGTGTGACTTCGCCTTGTCACTTATTGGGGGAAGTTCTTTCAAAGCTAGGCCGCGGCGCCATAACTCATTACCTAAAATAACTTCCGTGTTATCTTTCTGTGATCTTGCATCAGCATCACGTTAAATCAATCGTAAGTAGCAATGTTAGATATGTCAACAGATCTGTGAATATGGGCCTCTATGTTACGCACCCAGATCGCACACTAGGGCCGGTAACTACTTATTTTGCCGATATATCAAAGACTATTCAAGGCAAGCCTGGGCAGGGAAACTCATTCGTTTCAATATGTTTCAATCACTAATTTCGCGTTATTTAACATTTCACACTTCTCATTTGACGCGCAGAATTTCACATAGCATCTTGAAGTTGGGCAAAACAAGAGCCCAGAGGCGCACTGTTGCACCCCTGGGCTCTTGTCAAAGTACTCGCTACTGGGCCACTCCACTAATCAAAGCTAGGGAAGAGGCCATCATGACATATACCCCAGACCATATTTTTTGGTGTGATCGGACGTAGATCCGGCAGAGCAAATGTTGTCTTGCCATTACCTCCGAAGGTGTCTCCAAGTAGAGCAAACAGTACCGTATGATCTTGAATTCGCAAGATTCTACCGTCCGCCGGAAGCCCCAGCGGAGACGGACCACTGCGTTGAATGGCCGACAACGTCATTGTGCCCATCGTGCATTCATGTTGGTTACTCAAATTACCAAGCGACGTCTCACCAAAGTACTGGCTCAGCGCAGAGTTCCCCTCGGGGCCCCGGGGGCCTTGAATCCCTTGCGGTCCTTGGTCACCCTGCGGCCCCATAACTCCCGGGTCACCCTGAGGTCCCGGTGTGCCCGGCAGGCCCATAGCACCGTTGATACCGTCTTGCCCGGGTGCACCTGGTGCGCCTTGCACACCGTCAGCGCCCGGAAGTCCCTGCTCGCCGCGGTCCCCCTTGTCTCCCTTCTCGCCCTTCTGGCCGACAGCTGCAATCTGCACCCAATCAGTTGAAGCACCCGGCTGGGAGGAAACATTCGATGCCGCAGCTACCCAAGCGCTTCCCGCATAGGTCACTACAGCGGCGGGTGGACCCGCACTATATACAGCGGCGCCGTCCCAAGCCGCGACGGCTTGCCAGGCTGCTAATCCGTCCGAGCCATCTGCGCCGTCAACACCGTCTTTGCCGTTTGCGCCGTCTTTACCATCTAGACCGTCTTTGCCTGCCGGACCGGTTTCACCAGGAACACCATCGTTGCCTTTAGCACCAGCGTCACCCCCAGCACCTGGTTTACCATCGGCTCCGTCGTCACCTTTGGCGCCGGTCGCACCGTCTTTACCCTTGGCGCCGGTCGCACCTATGGGCCCAATGCTGCCTTGCGCCCCATTCTTGCCTGCCTCACCTTTAGCTCCAGCCTTACCCGGAGCCCCATCGCTACCTGCCGGTCCTGCGGCACCATCCTGTCCAGCAGCACCGTCTTGTCCGGAGGCCCCAGCTGATCCATCTTGTCCCGCGGGGCCCTCGGTTGGCGCTGACGTATTCCAGTAGACCGTGACCAGGCCCGTTGGGCAGGTTCCACCAGAATCAATAAGTGTTAACGCTTGTGAGCCGACATCGACACAGCCAAGCTGATTGGCCACCGGTGCGGGTGTTTCCGGTTGGCTGGAGCATCCCGACAATGCGAGCACCACCGCGGCGCCTAAAAACGCCAACGCGCGCTGAGTTACAGACCCCATGTAGACGTCCCCCTGATCGTGTACGTGAAAGATGGGCACTTTAGCCCATGTCGAGATTATCTATAAAACTGCTGGCCGTATAGACATTTGCGGATTTTCGATGCATATTCTTTGCTCCCACTTCATGGTCAGTTCTGCATATCTCGCGTCCGAGAAACAAAAAGACTGCCCATGAACTTCGAAAAGTTCATGGGCAGTCTTAGAAGAGACGCGCAGTCTGAAGTTACTTCAGCAGTGCGAGGCGCTCTGGGTCATCGGCGAAGAATTCTTCGATGTTCGCCTTGGTGATGATGACTGGGTCGAGCTGGTAAATCGGAGCTTCGAACTTACCGTTGTCTGCAGTCGCGTCTGGGGCTGGCAGAGCCTCACCCTTCTGCAGGATCTGGATCAGTTCAACCGTCTTAGCTACCAGGTCAGCCGATGGCTTACCAACGGTTGAGTACTGCTCGCCGGCCCAGATGGAAACGATTGACTCGTTCTCAGCGTCAAGACCGTCGACAACTGGCAGTTCCTGACCAGCGTTCGCTGCGGACGTCAGGATTGCACGTGCAATACCGTCGTTTGGTGCCAAGACACCGTGGATTTCCTTGTCAGAGTAGAAACCTGAGAGGAGGGAGTCCATACGAGCCTGAGCCTTGGAGTTGTCCCAGTCCTGGGTTGCTGCCTGAGCAAAGTCGGTCTGACCAGAAACTACGGTCAGGGTGCCGTCATCGATCTTTGGCTGCAATACCGACATTGCACCGTTGAAGAAGTCTGGTGCGTTCGGGTCAGCTGGGCCACCACCGAAGAGCTCGATGTTGTATGGGCCTTCACCCTTGAGCTCTGCTAGACCCTCAAGGAGTGACTGGCCCTGAAGCTCACCGGTACGAACACTACCGAACTGAACAACACCGTCTACAGCTTCGGTGTTCTCGATCAGGCGGTCAACACCAAGAACAGCGATGCCCTCAGCCTTTGCCTTCTCCAGAACTGAGCTGAGCTGGGTTCCATCAACCGCACCAACAACAATAACCTCGGCGCCGCGCTCGATCATAGCTTCGATCTGCTGCTGCTGTGATGGAACCTTGTTGTCTGCAGCCTGAACTAGCGGCTCAAAGCCCGCTTCCTTCAACTGTTCGTTGAAGTAAGTCTCTGATTCCTTCCAGTTCTGGGTTCCAAGCCAAGGCAAGGAAACACCGATTACTGCATCTGCCGCAAAGCCAGCCTCGCTGGATGGGCCTTCGGAGGCTTCGCCACGTCCGCCTCCGCCGCCACACGCGCTGAGCGCGAACATTCCTGCGGTAACGAGCGAGACAAGCGCTAGGGCTTTCTTCTTCACAATTACTCCTTGATAACCAATTGATAGGTGTTGGTACAACTTACGAGGCCGCAGGTTCTTTCCTACGGGACTCGCTTCTCACTTCTCAAACCACCCGGATCTAGTCAATCTTGGGGGCCGGCAGGCGTCCTTACCTGCCGTAATCCGGGCGGTTTGTGTAAGACTTTCTGGGAAAAGCGCGACAGGAACCGGACATTGAACCTGTGTGGGGCATCGGAAAGCTTATGCAGCTTTTTCGACTGAAGTAGTTTGCTCGTCCTTAACCGGAGGTTGAGGACCGAACTTGGCAAACAGGTGCCCGGTGATTGAAGGCTTACCCTGTTGCTTGTTGTAGACGTCGAATGCAACAGCAACCAAGAGAACAAGACCCTTGATGACCTGGGTCCGGTCCGCGCCGACACCCAGCAACATCAGACCGGAGTTGAGAACGGCCATCACGAGGCCACCAACAACGGATCCAATAACGGTTCCAATACCACCGGAAACTGCGGCACCACCAATAAATACTGCGGCAATTGCGTCAAGCTCCCACATGGTTCCATCGGAAGGACCGGCGGAAGTAGCACGGCCTACGAACAGCAGACCCGCAAGTGCAGCCAAGAATGACATATTGAGCATGACCAGCAGGTAAATACGCTTGGTGTTTACACCGGACAGCGCAGCTGCCTCACGGTTACCACCAACCGCGTAAATGTGGCGACCAAATTGGGTGTGCTCAGTAAGTACGTGGTAAACAATGACCAGTGCTACCAGGATCAAACCCGGTACTGGGAATGAAGTACCCGGACGGCCGGAGCCAAAGAGCCAGGTTACGTAGCCGATTACCGATGACACGAGAACAATACGAACCAGAACCGGCCACAGGTGTGCTGATTCCTTATCCTCCGCGAGTGCCTTGGACTTCACAAAGTTGCGGTACTGGGAAACGGCGTAGAAAACAATTGCGATAATACCGAGCAGCAGGGTGGAGTTGTTCATCTGGGTGAACGCTGGGCCCCACTCAGGCAGGTATCCGGAACCAAGAAAACGGAACTCATCTGGAACTGGAACCGAGATCGATCCACTGATCCAAATAACCAAACCGCGGAAAATCATCATTCCAGCAAGCGTGGTAATAAAGCCTGGGATGCCTAGGCGAGATAGCCAGAAACCGTGCCACAGACCGATCAGAACACCAACGGCCAGACCGGCGAGCAGTGCCAGCCACCATGGGAATCCAAAGTCGCGGCTACTGATCGCGGCGAACATTCCAACGAATCCGGCAACCGAACCAACGGAAAGGTCAATATGACCAATCACAATGACCATGACCATACCGATAGCCAGGATCAGAACGTAGGCGTTACCAGCGAGTAGGTTCTGGAAGTTGGATGAGGTGATCATCCGTCCGTCGGTTGCAATGTTGAATGTAATCAACAGCGCGATGAGGGCAAACACCATGGTGAATTGCCGGAGGTCTCCGTCTAGGACCTTCTTTAGAGCTTTCATTTGTTGGATTCCTCCGGTACCGAAGTAGATACTTCATGAGCCTGTGTGTTTGTCATCATTCGCATCAGCGATTCTTGGGTTGCGTCCTTACCCAGAACCTCGCCGGTAACTTCACCCTCGCAAATGGTGTAGATCCGATCGCTCATACCCATGAGTTCTGGGAGTTCCGAGGAGATCAGCAGGACCGCGTTACCAGCATCCGCAAGTTGATGAATCAAGCGGTAAATCTCAAACTTTGCGCCAACATCAATACCACGTGTTGGCTCGTCCAGAATCAGGACTTGTGGTTCAGTGAACATCCACTTAGCTAGAACAACCTTCTGCTGGTTACCACCGGACAAGGTCCGGATTCCGGTTTCAACAGTTGGGGTCTTGATGAGCAGTTGCTCACGGTAGCTATTCGCAACCTTGCGTTCCTTGGTGCCGCTCAGCAAACCGCGAGTCGACAAGGCCTTCAAGTTTGCCGAGGCAACCGTGCGCTTGACCGAATCGAGCAGGTTCACTCCAAGCACCTTGCGGTCCTCGGGTAGGTAAGCAATACCGTGGTCGATTGCGCTCTGAACCGTGTTCAGAGTGACTTTCTTGCCCTCTAGGTAGATTTCACCGGAGCGGAAGATTCCGTAGTTACGACCGAATACGGAGCGCGCAAGTTCAGTACGACCGGCGCCCATCAGCCCTGCGAGACCCACGATCTCGCCGTGCTTGACGTTGAGGTTAACGTTTTTGGAGACCATTCGGCCGGCCAGTTGGGGGTGCTCGACGTTCCAGTTTCGAACCTCGAATGCCGTTTCACCAATGTGTGGGGTTCTGGTTGGGTAACGGGCTTCAAGGGAGCGACCAACCATGGCACGAATGATGCGGTCTTCGTCTACGCCGCTTTCATCGATTCCATAGCTCTCAACTGAAGCACCATCTCGCAAGATGGTGATCGCGTCAGAAACCGCCGCGATCTCGTTCAGTTTGTGCGAGATCATAATGCAGGTGACGCCCTGGGACTGCAGTCTCTTCATGAGCTTGAGCAGGTTGGCCGAGTCTTCCTCGTTCAACGCTGACGTTGGCTCATCAAGGATAAGGAGCTTCACGTTCTTTGAGAGCGCCTTGGCGATCTCAATCATCTGCTGCTGGCCCACACCAAGTGTCTTGACCTTGACCTTTGGGTCGATCTTCAGACCAACTTGGTCCAGCACATCTTTGGTTGACCGGGCTGACTGATCCCAATCGATAATGCCGTTCTTGGTAACTTCGTTGCCTAGGAAGATGTTCTCAATAACGTTAAGTTCTGGGATAAGCGCGAGCTCTTGGTGAATAATCACCACTCCGGCTTCCTCTGACTGCTTAATGTTCTTGAACTCCACCGGCTTGCCTTCAAGAAGGATCTGACCTTCGTAATCACCGTGTGGGTATACCCCTGAAAGAACTTTCATGAGGGTGGACTTGCCAGCACCATTCTCACCACAAATGGAGTGGATGCTTCCCTTAGCAACGGTGATGGTCACACCGTCTAGTGCGCGTACACCTGGGAATGTTTTTACTATGTCTTGCATTTCGAGCAGCGGTGTAGTGCTGTTCATCTTGTCCTCCACGGAAGGCCTCTCTCCCGACGACGTCCAGACAACGTTGTCAAGAACATTTGTATCGCATCTTTCAGAGGTAAGTCAACACCAGACGGTTTTTGACCCAAAAAAATTGACTTCGTTGTCAAAAACGAAAATTCATGGTTACTATTTGGGCAGTGCCCCATTCACACATGGGCAAAAAGTGTGATCCCTTCTGGCCATTAGTGATACGTCGAAGTCTCGTATGCCAAAGAGATTTGTTGATTCCGCACATGATTTGAACTCCGGAGAACTCAGATTGAATTCGTTAGCAGAGCCACCAAAACGTGCCGGATATGTTGCGCGTCCACGGATGTCTGATGTTGCTGCTCTAGCCGGAGTCGGAGTTAAAACCGTCTCCCGGGTGATAAATGAAGAGCCAAATGTCTCCTTGAAAACAAAAGAAAAAGTCTTGCGGGCCGTGCAACAACTCGGCTACCAACAAGATTTATATGCTGGAAACCTCAGACGCAGCGATCGTCGCACTCGCACCCTAGGGCTGCTGATTTCGAGTGTGGCCAACCCATACGCATCGACTCTCCACCGCGGAGTGGAAGGGGAGGCTGCCCGCCGGGGCACGGCAGTTTTTGCGGCCAGCTTGGACGATGATCCAGAAAAAGAGCAACGGCTTTTCGATGCCTTTGTCCAGCGCCGCGTAGACGGACTGATTCTGACCGCCGTAGGCACCAGCCAAAGCTACATTTCCAAAGAACACGAGCGCGGCACCCCCATGGTGTTTGTCGACCGTATCCCCCAAGGGGTTACCGCCGATGTCATCGTTGCTGATAACTTTGACGGCGCGTTCAACGGGACCAACCACCTCCTGAAACACGGTCACCGACGGATCGCCTACTTTGGTGATAATCCCCGGATCCAAACCAGTACCGCCCGGCGCGATGGTTATAGCCACGCCCTGATGTTAGCTAATGTCCCGGTAGCGCCAGAGCTGATCTTTGCTAATTTCCAGACTGAAAAGCAGACCTACGCAAAAGTCCTTGAGTTCTTGCAGTTGCCTGATCCACCCACCGCAATTTTTAGTGGCCAGAACCTGATCACTATCATCATTGTCCGTGCACTGCGTGACCTTGGCCTGAGCAACAAGATTGCGCTTGTAGGCTTCGATGATTTTGAACTGGCGGACCTTCTGGAACCACCTCTAACCGTGGTGGCTCAGGATCCAGAACAAATTGGCATCTTGGCAGCAAAGCGCATCTTTGAACGCCTTGATGGGGACACTTCACCACCCTCAACCATTATTGTGCCAACCAAATTTATTGTCCGTGGCAGCGGAGAAATTCGTGCGCAACACTAAGTCGCACCCCGCGCGGTAACTTTTGTTCGATTTGTTATTGCTTGCCAAGAGCACAAATGCTGCCCAAAATCTGGGCCGCAAATGGTTTGCGCCCACGCATTCACGCAAACCGTAAGATCCTATTCTGTGACCAGAACTGACAATGATGTCACCTTGTCGGTTCTCCCATTTGGAGAGCTTCACCATGTCCAGTAACAAGAAGAAACCGTTAAGTTTGGTCCTAGGGACCGCTGTCCTCGGGCTCTCGCTCCTCGGTCTGCAACCGGCTTTCGGTTCAACTACTGCAAACGAATCCGACCCATTCCGACCTCAGATTCACTTCACGCCAGAGAAAAATTGGATGAATGATCCCAATGGTCTCGTGTACGAGAATGGTACCTGGCACCTATTTTTCCAGCACAATCCCGAAGGCACCGGCTGGGGCAACATGAGTTGGGGGCATGCCACCAGCACAGACCTGATGAACTGGGAAGAGCAACCAATCGCGATCCCTCAAACGTTTGATAGCAACGGCGATTCTATTGAAGATATCTTCTCAGGCTCCATCGTTGTCGACCATAAGAACACGAGTGGTCTAGGTTCATTGGAATCCCCACCACTGATCGCAATTTACACGAGCGCCTACACGGATAAGCACCTTTCCTTGGGAGGAATCCAAGCCCAGTCAATCGCTTACAGCAATGACCATGGCCAGACCTGGACCAAATACGAGAACAATCCTGTCCTTGACCGTGACTCTGCTAACTTCCGCGACCCCAAAGTGTTCTGGCATGAAAATGCCGCAACGGGTGAAGGCTATTGGGTCATGGTCGCCGTCGAGGCAACCGATTACCAAGTTGTCCTCTACCGTAGTGACGATCTGAAGAGTTGGGACTTCCTCAGCGACTTTGGCCCGGCCAACGCCGTTGGTGGAATCTGGGAGTGCCCTGATCTGTTCGAACTCCCAATCGACGGAGACCCTAACAACACCAAATGGGTCTTAGTAGTCAACATGAATCCTGGTGCGGTTGCTGGCGGTTCCGGTGGCCAGTACTTCGTTGGAGATTTCGACGGAACCACGTTTACCTCGGAAAGCACCGTCGCCGATGCTCCTTTGCCTGAAGGCAAGGT
It encodes the following:
- a CDS encoding D-ribose ABC transporter substrate-binding protein — encoded protein: MLRKKTLIALAAAGALMFGLGACSSDGGKETPKPTTSESETEGTGGGEAGGLITIIVNDPSNPYWKTEGDVASATAKELGYEAVVGAHKGDTNTENTLIDTAISNKSVAIILDPANADGSIAAVKKADAAGIPVFLVNAEINESGLAKAQLVSNNAQGAAVGAQEWVAQMDEKGDYVELFGAPSDDNAQTRSNGFTTVISQYPDLIKVGEEVADWDRTKGHDKMQALLQSNPALTGVISGNDEMALGAIAALKEAGKLEGIVVGGFDGSPDAVDAVKSGELAYTVLQPVAVFAKEAVEMANAFIVDGTVPEVEKQSFDCILITKENVDGMTAPFTFTG
- a CDS encoding ABC transporter permease yields the protein MTTTITNGVKPQKKPFSLTKVLIEGRAFLALILIIVVFSLLSPNFLTVDNLLIMASHVAIYAILGMGMLLVILNGGIDLSVGSTLGFSAVVAGFLIKGVNIEIFGFTFFPSIPVVLILSCGVGALVGLINGILVAKFKVAPFVATLGMLYVVRGAALLLTNGLTVNNLAGEPELGNTGFDWLGFNRILGIPIGVLIMAIIAVILGFVLSRTKFGRWLYASGGNERASELSGVPVRSVKIWVYVIAGICAAVAGLILASTLTSASPTAGNTYELTAIAAVVIGGASLMGGRGTIRGTLLGAFVIGFLSDGLVIVGVSAYWQMVFMGGVIVVAVMLNTLEYGRRPKPAATPATPPNPQSPATNIGGSGPDSPAQAKAVATE
- a CDS encoding sugar ABC transporter ATP-binding protein; protein product: MSSESDDVVLEARDVVKNYGGVRALKGVNFEIRKGTVTTLFGENGAGKSTLMKILSGVEQPTSGQIILDGKPVHFDSTSEAVAHGVSIIHQELSLAPNLSVRDNIFLGRELGGAISVDFAEQTRQTQALLDEMQLPISPDTLVADLRVGQQQIIEIARALSVDSRILIMDEPTSALAAAEVQVLFGIIEELKARGVAIVYISHHLEEALVVTDHAVVLRDGTMTARGVREEIDLDWIVRHMVGDNFDLGQPPTGYEFGDVVLDVQGLKVMDPENADRAIVDGLDLTVRQGEVVCLYGLMGSGRTELLEAIAGRGDVAAGQIVLHGDALTHQSIAERIEMGVGLVPEDRQRDGLVQTMSVGRNLTLASLKELLVRGFLSRGKEHDLAEELIEDVTVKTPGSDVPIGSLSGGNQQKVVIGKVLATGPQVMLLDEPSRGIDVGAKGEVFRLLAARAVKGLTVVYSTSEVGECLSIAHRIIVLSRGRVAAEFGPDATKEMIMAASGEAVAA
- a CDS encoding DUF2291 family protein, which produces MSAANTAVAKKQPQKPRSKNATRGIWAAVIVVALVGLGLGSKFIPNDDPRIVGVEKFNAETFGAERFPTIQENVAARATPAVDLAAAIAADPDAAATEFAVQSSGGPVYSTTFTGTFGEGKSGIYPVTIDGLPGDLTVRVQTGPAINGTEIRDASGEITFGEFTNQIDYQNAAAALNDELKVQVLANIDTAALEGKTVTVTGAFTLINPASWLVTPVQMEVQ
- a CDS encoding zinc-dependent alcohol dehydrogenase family protein; protein product: MMRAVVFTSEGNLTLEERPMPTPGYKQILIETAAVGICGTDTHVLDGEFEGTVFPLVPGHEATGVITALGEGVNDGVFNFQVGDHVAVNPSTTCGECEFCLNGRQNLCPAWNGLGVVASDGAAQQYFVAPATNVFKLKKETDLHLAALIEPLACAIRGWDILPRRMGDHVLVYGSGTMGLIMAQLATRAGAASVTIVDLNEDRLNTAKECGIELRYTSADDADREKWDVVIDATGNIAAIEDALTRVKPAGYFQDFGVAPADRTAKFSPFRVYRDELNIVGSMAVHNSFGRAVEMFEAGAIDAKAMTSHSFSLDDYADALDMFRKGQGRKLQIRPNDTESRVLIP
- a CDS encoding tail fiber protein encodes the protein MGSVTQRALAFLGAAVVLALSGCSSQPETPAPVANQLGCVDVGSQALTLIDSGGTCPTGLVTVYWNTSAPTEGPAGQDGSAGASGQDGAAGQDGAAGPAGSDGAPGKAGAKGEAGKNGAQGSIGPIGATGAKGKDGATGAKGDDGADGKPGAGGDAGAKGNDGVPGETGPAGKDGLDGKDGANGKDGVDGADGSDGLAAWQAVAAWDGAAVYSAGPPAAVVTYAGSAWVAAASNVSSQPGASTDWVQIAAVGQKGEKGDKGDRGEQGLPGADGVQGAPGAPGQDGINGAMGLPGTPGPQGDPGVMGPQGDQGPQGIQGPRGPEGNSALSQYFGETSLGNLSNQHECTMGTMTLSAIQRSGPSPLGLPADGRILRIQDHTVLFALLGDTFGGNGKTTFALPDLRPITPKNMVWGICHDGLFPSFD